Proteins co-encoded in one Methanobacterium veterum genomic window:
- a CDS encoding cobalamin biosynthesis protein has product MYLQLTIFIIIIAIVIDVIFGELPAKIHPVVWMGKLIDFLSGYLTSYRSKISGIILTFLVVIIFTLATYVLLHLSAFNYILYILISSIILSTTFAIKVLLTSAENMKNDIDHNIEKARQSMSFLVSRNTMELNEEDLVSATIETLTENITDSIIAPLFYAFIFGVPGAVVYRVINTLDAMVGYKTPEKIKIGWFSAKSDDVLNFIPARITGVFIVIAAVFLRLNWKNAYNIMRRDARKPESPNSGFSMAAAAGALDIKLEKIGYYEIGDELSPLTTEKITEAVSLSKITVLLFILVASVLFGIFTVLI; this is encoded by the coding sequence ATGTATCTTCAACTAACTATATTCATAATCATAATTGCAATAGTCATCGATGTCATATTTGGAGAATTACCTGCAAAAATACACCCTGTAGTCTGGATGGGGAAATTGATAGATTTTTTAAGTGGATATCTCACCAGCTACAGAAGTAAAATTTCCGGAATAATTTTAACATTCCTGGTTGTAATCATTTTTACACTTGCAACCTATGTCTTACTCCATCTGTCAGCATTCAATTACATACTATACATTTTGATTTCTTCTATAATTTTATCGACTACATTTGCAATTAAGGTCCTATTAACTTCTGCAGAAAATATGAAAAATGATATAGATCATAATATTGAAAAAGCGAGACAATCAATGTCTTTTCTTGTAAGCAGGAATACAATGGAACTTAATGAAGAAGATCTGGTATCTGCAACAATAGAAACGCTCACTGAAAACATTACAGATTCTATTATAGCTCCCCTGTTTTATGCATTTATATTTGGAGTTCCGGGGGCTGTTGTGTACCGAGTTATAAATACACTTGATGCCATGGTGGGCTACAAAACACCTGAAAAGATAAAAATAGGATGGTTTTCTGCAAAGTCAGATGATGTCTTGAATTTTATACCTGCAAGGATTACAGGGGTCTTTATTGTAATTGCAGCTGTGTTTTTAAGGTTAAACTGGAAAAATGCATATAATATAATGAGAAGAGATGCAAGAAAACCAGAAAGCCCAAATTCAGGATTTTCTATGGCTGCAGCAGCTGGTGCTCTTGATATTAAACTTGAAAAAATAGGTTATTATGAGATAGGGGATGAATTAAGCCCATTAACAACTGAAAAAATTACAGAAGCAGTTTCACTGTCTAAAATAACGGTTTTATTATTTATTTTAGTTGCATCTGTTTTATTTGGGATTTTTACAGTTTTGATATGA
- a CDS encoding potassium channel family protein codes for MYVIVMGGGRVGLNLSSFLISDGQDVTLIENNEELCSKAASELDAMIICGNGTDTKTLEEADIKSADVFVAATGNDETNLLACILVKDYNVSKIITRISDHTHAKAFKNAGIDFAISPELTAASYLEKIILRPKIADLVVLGKGDAELLDVSVENNKVIGKKIGDISPTKDYIIVSLHENGKITIPMMDTVLERGFKISILAKTGSIKKVIDLFT; via the coding sequence ATGTACGTAATAGTAATGGGCGGGGGAAGAGTAGGACTTAACTTATCATCCTTTTTAATTTCAGATGGGCAGGACGTTACACTCATTGAAAATAACGAAGAATTATGCTCAAAAGCTGCTTCAGAATTGGATGCTATGATTATCTGTGGTAACGGCACCGATACAAAGACACTTGAAGAAGCAGATATAAAAAGTGCAGATGTTTTTGTGGCAGCCACTGGAAATGATGAAACAAACCTGCTGGCATGCATTCTTGTTAAAGATTACAATGTTTCTAAAATTATCACCAGAATAAGCGATCATACCCATGCAAAAGCATTTAAAAATGCAGGTATTGATTTTGCGATAAGTCCTGAGCTTACTGCGGCCAGTTACCTTGAAAAAATAATATTACGGCCAAAAATAGCAGATCTTGTTGTTTTAGGGAAAGGGGACGCAGAATTACTTGATGTTAGTGTAGAAAATAACAAAGTTATTGGTAAAAAAATAGGTGATATAAGTCCAACCAAGGACTATATCATAGTGTCCTTGCATGAAAATGGGAAGATAACAATTCCAATGATGGATACTGTCCTTGAAAGAGGATTTAAAATCTCGATCCTTGCAAAAACAGGGTCTATAAAAAAAGTTATAGATTTATTCACATAA